One window of the Shimwellia blattae DSM 4481 = NBRC 105725 genome contains the following:
- the yhdP gene encoding AsmA2 domain-containing protein YhdP: MRRLPGILLLTGASLLVAAALAVSGFRLLLPHLDSWRPALLSRIEASTGLAVQASALNARWRSFGPTLDARDISLTMADGGHLSVRRVTLALDVWQSLLHMRWQFRDLTFYQLQVRTNTPISQNSDGGELPADRIRDLFLRQFDHFDLRDSTLSFLTLSGQRAELAIPQLTWLNTHNRHRAQGSVNLSSFTGQHGLVSVRMDLRDEDGVLNHGTLWMQADDVDVKPWLNKWAQEKIALDSARFSMTTWVDISKGDIAGGHVWLRKGGASWKGDSQSHRLVVDDLMAKINKTGEGWQVTIPSTRIRIDNTPWSDGSLALAWMPAAAKSADKAAHSDELRIRATRLNLENLTPLLPFGEKFSDQIGPVWRTMQPTGNIDLLAVDIPLQDTAKTRFQGQWHNVGWRQWQLVPGVAHFSGTLSGSVEDGQLTALVNNAKMPYQGVFRAPLEIQHGQATLSWQNNADGWYLDGHNIDVRATGVRAAGDFRYSQPQNDQPWLSILAGIATSDGGNAWRYFPENLMGKPLVDYLSGAIKGGQTNNATLVYGGNPHFFPYKHNEGQFQVWVPLHNATYAFQPGWPDLQNFDINLDFVNDGLWMKTDAVMLGGVKATGLTANIPDYSKEQLLIDADISGPGEAVGPYFEQTPLHDSLGATLQELQLTGGVNARLHLTIPFDGSMTRATGDVKLHNNQLFIQPLNTTLHGLSGQFSFANGDLKSQPLRASWFNQPVTIGFNTKEGAKAFSVGVDLKGDWQPAKMGVLPRQIEDKVRGSVPWQGKVAIELPYKGEAGYTVDLTGDLKPLSSTLPAPADKAAGSPQPMRVKVAGDLRHFDLTASTGNSQVNSRWLLKNKLTLDRAILASDAKTTPPLPAASEIELNLPALDGAQWLALFQQGAADKVSSTTVFPERITLRTPRLTLGGQQWQNISLISQPLPTGTRVSAEGREINGSLLMNNHSPWQADIKYLYFNPAPATPASGSASVSAMDSHSVDFTRWPALQLRCKECWLWGQKYGRIDADLAVQNQRLTLSNGLIDSGVARLTASGEWVNKSGEVRTSLKGQLKGKKTNAAADFFGQSMPVQDASFKVDYDLHWRDAPWRPQMASLNGILKVGMGKGVITDIGTGRAGQLLRLVSFDALLRKLRFDFSDTFGSGFYFDSIHSTSWIKDGVMHTDDTLVDGLEADIAMRGTADLVNRRLDMEAVIAPEISATVGVATAFVINPIVGAAVFAASKVLGPIWNKISVLRYRISGPMDKPQVNEVLRQPRVDAKQ, from the coding sequence GTGAGGCGACTGCCGGGGATTTTATTACTCACAGGCGCATCGTTGCTGGTTGCCGCGGCGCTGGCAGTGAGCGGCTTTCGCCTGCTGTTACCGCACCTGGATAGCTGGCGCCCGGCGTTATTATCCCGGATCGAGGCCAGTACCGGCCTTGCGGTACAGGCCAGTGCCCTGAATGCGCGCTGGCGCAGCTTCGGGCCGACGCTGGATGCCCGCGATATCAGCCTCACCATGGCAGACGGGGGGCATCTTTCTGTCCGGCGCGTCACCCTGGCGCTGGATGTCTGGCAAAGCCTGCTGCATATGCGCTGGCAGTTCCGGGATCTGACCTTCTACCAGCTCCAGGTGCGCACCAATACCCCGATTTCCCAAAACAGTGACGGCGGCGAGCTACCGGCAGACCGGATCCGCGATCTGTTTTTGCGCCAGTTCGATCACTTTGATCTGCGCGACAGCACCCTGAGTTTTCTGACCCTTTCCGGCCAGCGCGCTGAGCTGGCTATCCCCCAGCTGACCTGGCTTAACACCCATAACCGCCACCGGGCGCAGGGCAGTGTGAACCTGTCCAGCTTTACCGGGCAGCACGGGCTGGTCTCGGTGCGTATGGATCTGCGCGATGAAGACGGCGTACTCAACCACGGCACCCTGTGGATGCAGGCCGACGATGTGGATGTGAAACCCTGGCTGAACAAATGGGCCCAGGAAAAAATCGCCCTGGATTCCGCCCGCTTCAGTATGACCACCTGGGTTGATATCAGCAAAGGCGATATTGCCGGTGGCCATGTCTGGCTGCGTAAAGGCGGGGCCAGCTGGAAAGGCGACAGCCAGTCCCACCGCCTGGTGGTGGATGATCTTATGGCGAAGATCAACAAAACGGGCGAGGGCTGGCAGGTGACCATCCCCTCTACCAGGATCCGGATTGATAATACCCCCTGGTCAGACGGCAGCCTGGCGCTGGCCTGGATGCCTGCGGCGGCGAAAAGCGCGGATAAAGCAGCACACAGCGATGAATTGCGTATCCGCGCCACCCGGCTGAACCTTGAGAATCTGACACCGCTGCTGCCGTTTGGTGAGAAATTCTCTGATCAGATTGGCCCTGTCTGGCGCACCATGCAGCCCACGGGGAACATTGACCTGCTGGCGGTGGATATTCCGCTCCAGGACACGGCAAAGACCCGTTTTCAGGGGCAGTGGCATAATGTGGGCTGGCGGCAGTGGCAACTTGTCCCCGGGGTGGCGCATTTTTCCGGCACCTTGTCAGGCAGTGTGGAAGACGGGCAGTTAACCGCCCTGGTCAACAACGCGAAAATGCCCTATCAGGGGGTGTTCCGGGCACCGCTGGAGATACAACACGGCCAGGCAACACTCAGCTGGCAGAACAACGCCGATGGCTGGTATCTGGACGGCCACAATATTGACGTGCGCGCCACGGGCGTGCGGGCTGCCGGTGATTTCCGTTACAGCCAGCCACAAAATGACCAGCCGTGGCTGAGTATTCTTGCCGGGATCGCCACCAGCGATGGCGGCAACGCCTGGCGCTACTTCCCGGAAAACCTGATGGGCAAGCCGCTGGTGGACTACCTCAGTGGTGCCATTAAAGGCGGCCAGACGAATAATGCCACCCTGGTGTATGGGGGCAACCCGCATTTCTTCCCCTATAAGCATAATGAAGGCCAGTTCCAGGTCTGGGTGCCGCTGCATAACGCCACCTACGCCTTTCAGCCGGGCTGGCCGGATCTGCAGAACTTTGATATTAACCTGGATTTTGTTAACGACGGCCTGTGGATGAAAACCGACGCGGTGATGCTTGGCGGGGTAAAAGCCACCGGCCTTACGGCAAACATCCCGGATTACAGCAAAGAGCAACTGCTGATTGATGCGGATATCAGCGGGCCCGGAGAGGCAGTGGGCCCCTATTTTGAGCAAACACCGCTGCACGACTCGCTGGGGGCTACGCTACAGGAGTTGCAGCTAACCGGCGGCGTTAACGCCAGGCTGCACCTGACTATCCCGTTTGACGGCTCCATGACCCGCGCGACCGGTGATGTGAAGCTGCATAATAACCAGCTCTTTATTCAGCCACTGAACACCACCCTCCACGGGCTGAGCGGGCAATTCAGCTTTGCAAATGGCGACCTGAAAAGCCAGCCACTGCGGGCCAGCTGGTTTAACCAGCCGGTGACTATCGGGTTTAATACCAAAGAGGGGGCTAAGGCCTTCAGTGTGGGCGTTGATCTGAAAGGCGACTGGCAGCCCGCGAAGATGGGGGTACTGCCGCGCCAGATTGAAGACAAAGTGCGCGGAAGCGTGCCCTGGCAGGGGAAAGTGGCCATTGAGCTGCCCTACAAAGGCGAGGCGGGCTACACCGTCGACCTGACGGGGGATCTTAAACCGCTCTCCAGTACGCTGCCTGCCCCGGCAGACAAAGCCGCCGGGAGCCCCCAGCCCATGAGGGTGAAGGTGGCGGGGGATTTACGCCACTTTGATTTGACCGCCAGCACCGGCAATAGCCAGGTAAACAGCCGCTGGCTGCTGAAGAACAAGCTGACACTCGACAGGGCGATTCTGGCCTCTGATGCGAAGACAACCCCACCGCTGCCCGCCGCCAGTGAGATTGAGCTCAATCTCCCGGCGCTGGACGGCGCCCAGTGGCTGGCGCTGTTCCAGCAGGGGGCCGCAGACAAGGTCAGCTCCACCACTGTCTTTCCTGAGCGTATCACTCTGCGTACCCCCCGGCTGACCCTGGGCGGCCAGCAGTGGCAGAATATCAGCCTTATCTCCCAGCCGCTGCCAACCGGCACCCGGGTGAGCGCCGAAGGGCGGGAAATTAACGGCAGCCTGTTGATGAATAACCACAGCCCCTGGCAGGCCGATATTAAGTACCTCTATTTTAACCCGGCCCCGGCGACACCGGCTTCCGGGAGCGCCAGCGTGTCGGCCATGGACAGCCACAGTGTGGATTTCACCCGCTGGCCTGCCCTGCAACTGCGCTGTAAAGAGTGCTGGCTGTGGGGCCAGAAATATGGCCGGATTGATGCGGATCTGGCGGTGCAAAATCAGCGCCTGACCCTCAGCAACGGGCTTATTGACAGCGGCGTGGCCCGGCTGACCGCCAGCGGCGAGTGGGTGAATAAGTCTGGCGAGGTGCGCACCTCGCTGAAAGGGCAGCTCAAAGGGAAGAAGACAAACGCCGCGGCCGATTTCTTCGGCCAGAGTATGCCGGTTCAGGACGCCTCTTTTAAGGTGGATTACGATCTGCACTGGCGCGATGCACCGTGGCGGCCACAGATGGCGTCGCTAAACGGGATCCTCAAAGTGGGGATGGGCAAAGGGGTCATCACGGATATCGGCACCGGGCGTGCCGGGCAGTTACTGCGCCTGGTGAGCTTTGATGCCCTGCTGCGTAAGCTGCGCTTTGATTTCAGCGACACCTTTGGCAGCGGCTTCTATTTTGACTCGATTCACAGCACCTCGTGGATCAAAGACGGGGTGATGCACACGGACGACACCCTGGTGGACGGGCTGGAGGCCGATATCGCCATGCGCGGTACGGCGGATCTGGTCAATCGTCGGCTGGATATGGAGGCCGTTATTGCCCCGGAAATCTCCGCCACCGTCGGGGTTGCCACCGCATTTGTGATTAACCCGATTGTCGGGGCGGCAGTGTTTGCGGCCAGTAAAGTGCTGGGCCCCATCTGGAATAAAATCTCGGTGCTGCGCTACCGGATCAGCGGGCCGATGGATAAGCCGCAGGTTAACGAAGTGCTCCGCCAGCCGCGGGTTGACGCAAAGCAATAA
- the tldD gene encoding metalloprotease TldD: MSLNLVSEQLLAANGLNHQDLFAILGQLSERRLDYGDLYFQSSYHESWVLEDRIVKDGSYNIDQGVGIRAVNGEKTGFAYADQISLQALQQSAHAARSIVREQGDGKTRTLGAVAHSPLYAAVDPLQSMGREAKLDILKRIDSVARGADPRVQEVTASLSGVYELILVAATDGTLAADVRPLVRLSVSVLVEQDGKRERGTSGGGGRFGYEWFLQPMEDGESRVDTWAREAVRMALVNLSAVAAPAGMLPVVLGAGWPGVLLHEAVGHGLEGDFNRRGTSVFSGQMGQLVASELCTVVDDGTIADRRGSVAIDDEGVPGQYNVLIENGILKGFMQDKLNARLMGLSPTGNGRRESYAHLPMPRMTNTYMLAGKSTPQEIIESVDYGIYAPNFGGGQVDITSGKFVFSTSEAYLIEKGKITTPVKGATLIGSGIETMQQISMVGNDLRLDSGVGVCGKEGQSVPVGVGQPTLKVDNLTVGGTA, encoded by the coding sequence ATGAGTCTGAACCTGGTAAGTGAGCAGTTACTGGCTGCGAATGGCCTTAATCATCAGGATCTGTTTGCCATCCTTGGGCAATTATCTGAACGCCGTCTGGATTACGGCGATCTCTATTTCCAGTCGAGTTATCACGAATCCTGGGTGCTGGAAGACCGTATCGTTAAAGACGGGTCCTACAATATCGACCAGGGGGTCGGGATCCGCGCCGTAAACGGGGAAAAAACCGGGTTTGCCTATGCCGATCAGATAAGCCTGCAGGCACTGCAGCAGAGCGCCCATGCGGCCCGCAGTATTGTCCGCGAACAGGGCGACGGTAAAACCCGTACCCTGGGCGCAGTGGCGCACAGCCCGCTGTATGCGGCGGTGGATCCGTTACAGAGCATGGGCCGGGAAGCCAAACTGGACATCCTGAAACGCATCGACAGTGTGGCGCGCGGCGCGGATCCCCGGGTGCAGGAAGTGACTGCCAGCCTGAGCGGGGTCTACGAGCTGATTCTGGTGGCCGCAACGGACGGGACGCTGGCGGCGGATGTGCGCCCGCTGGTGCGCCTGTCGGTCAGCGTGCTGGTAGAGCAGGACGGCAAGCGGGAGCGCGGCACCAGCGGTGGCGGTGGTCGCTTTGGTTATGAGTGGTTCCTGCAGCCCATGGAAGACGGTGAAAGCCGGGTCGATACCTGGGCCCGGGAGGCCGTACGCATGGCGCTGGTGAATTTGTCCGCCGTTGCCGCACCGGCAGGGATGTTGCCTGTGGTCCTGGGGGCCGGGTGGCCGGGCGTATTACTGCATGAAGCGGTAGGCCATGGCCTGGAGGGGGATTTCAACCGCCGCGGCACCTCGGTATTCAGCGGCCAGATGGGCCAGCTGGTGGCCTCTGAGCTGTGTACAGTGGTGGATGACGGCACAATAGCCGATCGCCGTGGCTCGGTGGCCATTGATGACGAAGGGGTACCGGGGCAGTACAACGTGCTGATTGAGAACGGCATTCTGAAAGGTTTTATGCAGGATAAACTGAATGCCCGGTTAATGGGGCTGAGCCCGACCGGTAACGGTCGCCGTGAATCTTATGCCCACCTGCCGATGCCGCGCATGACCAATACCTATATGCTGGCCGGTAAATCTACCCCGCAGGAGATTATTGAGTCGGTGGATTACGGGATCTATGCGCCGAACTTTGGCGGCGGCCAGGTTGATATTACATCCGGTAAGTTTGTCTTCTCGACCTCTGAAGCGTATCTGATTGAAAAAGGGAAAATCACCACGCCGGTGAAAGGTGCAACCCTGATTGGCTCCGGGATAGAGACCATGCAGCAGATCTCTATGGTGGGTAACGATCTGCGCCTGGACAGCGGCGTAGGCGTTTGCGGCAAAGAGGGGCAGAGCGTACCGGTCGGGGTCGGCCAGCCGACACTGAAAGTGGACAACCTCACCGTGGGCGGGACTGCCTGA
- the aaeR gene encoding HTH-type transcriptional activator AaeR, whose protein sequence is MERLKRMSVFAKVVELGSFTAAARQLQMSVSSISQTVSKLEDELQVKLLNRSTRSIGLTEAGKIYYQGCRRMLHEAQDVHEQLYAFNNTPIGTLKIGCSSTMAHNVLAGMTARMLKEHPGLAVNLVTGIPAPDLIADGLDLVIRVGALRDSSLFSRHLGSMPMVVCAAHSYLSQYGTPEKPSDMANHSWLAYSVRPDNEFELVTPEGTLARISPQGRFETNDPMTLARWLRAGAGIAYVPLMWVINEIHNGELEILFPGYLSSPRPVYALYTEKDKLPLKVQVCINYLTEYFQDVARHYQEVRGQRRGTGISRDA, encoded by the coding sequence ATGGAACGTCTAAAACGCATGTCCGTCTTTGCCAAAGTGGTTGAACTTGGCTCATTTACCGCCGCAGCACGGCAGTTGCAGATGAGTGTCTCCTCTATCAGTCAGACCGTCTCAAAACTGGAAGATGAGCTCCAGGTTAAGCTACTTAACCGCAGTACGCGCAGTATCGGCCTTACCGAAGCGGGGAAAATCTACTATCAGGGCTGCCGGAGAATGCTCCATGAGGCCCAGGACGTTCACGAACAGCTCTATGCTTTTAACAATACCCCCATCGGCACCCTGAAAATTGGCTGCTCCTCCACTATGGCCCATAACGTGCTCGCGGGTATGACCGCCCGAATGCTCAAAGAGCACCCGGGGCTTGCGGTCAACCTGGTGACCGGCATTCCGGCCCCGGACCTGATTGCCGACGGCCTTGACCTGGTGATCCGCGTGGGGGCCCTGCGGGATTCAAGCCTGTTTTCACGCCATCTGGGATCGATGCCGATGGTGGTATGCGCCGCCCACAGTTACCTGTCTCAGTACGGTACGCCGGAAAAGCCCTCCGACATGGCGAACCACTCCTGGCTGGCTTACAGTGTCCGCCCGGATAACGAATTTGAGCTGGTCACCCCGGAAGGCACCCTCGCGCGGATAAGCCCCCAGGGGCGCTTTGAAACCAACGATCCGATGACCCTGGCCCGCTGGCTGCGCGCCGGTGCCGGTATCGCCTACGTGCCGTTAATGTGGGTCATTAATGAAATTCATAACGGTGAGCTGGAGATCCTGTTTCCCGGGTATCTGTCCAGCCCGCGACCGGTGTACGCCCTGTATACCGAGAAAGACAAACTCCCGCTCAAAGTTCAGGTGTGCATTAACTATCTGACCGAATATTTTCAGGATGTGGCGCGGCATTATCAGGAGGTGCGCGGGCAGCGCAGGGGAACGGGAATCAGCCGGGATGCGTGA
- the aaeX gene encoding p-hydroxybenzoic acid efflux pump operon protein AaeX: MSLFPVIVVFGLSFPPIFFELLLSLVVFWLVRKILMPTRIYDFVWHPALFNTALYCCLFWLIGRLFV, translated from the coding sequence ATGAGTCTATTTCCGGTAATCGTGGTATTCGGCTTGTCCTTTCCACCGATTTTTTTTGAGTTGCTACTGTCTCTGGTCGTGTTCTGGCTGGTGCGCAAGATATTAATGCCGACAAGGATATACGATTTTGTCTGGCACCCGGCATTGTTCAACACCGCGTTGTACTGCTGCCTGTTCTGGCTAATTGGCCGCCTGTTTGTCTGA
- the aaeA gene encoding p-hydroxybenzoic acid efflux pump subunit AaeA: MNTLTRKILRTAITLLMVVLAFIAIFRIWVFYTESPWTRDARFSADVVAIAPDVAGLITSVDVRDNQLVKKGQTLFTIDQPRYVQALAEAEADVAYYSTLADEKRREASRRNRLGVQAMSQEDIDQANNVLQTVLHQLTKARATRDLAKLDLVRTVIRAPADGWITNLNVYAGEFITRGATSVALVKKDSFYVLAYMEETKLEGVRPGYRVQITPLGSNQVLKGSVDSISAGVTNASSTDDSKGMASVDSNLEWVRLAQRVPVRIRLDEQPGNLFPAGTTATVVVTGEHDRDGEHDSPFVKFMHRLREFG; encoded by the coding sequence GTGAACACACTAACAAGAAAAATATTGCGCACCGCAATCACCCTGCTGATGGTGGTGCTGGCCTTCATCGCCATCTTTCGTATCTGGGTTTTTTATACGGAGTCACCCTGGACACGCGACGCGCGCTTCAGTGCGGATGTCGTCGCCATTGCACCGGATGTTGCCGGTCTGATCACCAGCGTAGATGTGCGGGACAACCAGCTGGTGAAAAAGGGCCAGACCCTGTTTACCATTGACCAGCCGCGCTATGTGCAGGCCCTGGCCGAAGCGGAAGCCGATGTGGCCTATTACAGCACCCTGGCCGATGAAAAACGGCGTGAAGCCAGCCGCCGTAATCGCCTCGGCGTTCAGGCCATGTCCCAGGAGGATATCGACCAGGCCAACAACGTCTTACAGACCGTATTACACCAGCTGACCAAAGCCCGGGCCACGCGGGATCTGGCAAAACTGGATTTAGTGCGTACCGTTATCCGCGCCCCGGCTGACGGCTGGATAACCAACCTGAATGTCTACGCGGGCGAGTTTATTACCCGTGGCGCAACGTCTGTTGCGCTGGTGAAAAAAGATTCGTTCTATGTGCTGGCGTATATGGAAGAAACCAAGCTGGAAGGGGTCCGGCCCGGCTACCGGGTGCAGATCACGCCGCTGGGCAGTAACCAGGTTCTGAAAGGCTCGGTAGACAGCATCTCCGCCGGGGTTACCAACGCCAGCAGTACCGATGACAGTAAAGGGATGGCCAGCGTTGACTCGAATCTGGAGTGGGTGCGCCTGGCTCAGCGTGTGCCGGTACGTATTCGCCTTGATGAGCAGCCGGGCAATCTGTTCCCGGCAGGGACTACGGCCACAGTGGTCGTTACCGGAGAGCACGACCGGGATGGCGAGCATGATTCGCCATTTGTGAAGTTTATGCATCGCCTGCGTGAATTCGGTTAA